A window of the Echeneis naucrates chromosome 3, fEcheNa1.1, whole genome shotgun sequence genome harbors these coding sequences:
- the stard5 gene encoding stAR-related lipid transfer protein 5, translating to MDYEHKAKTVADCLMGYKTDESGWKICKKSNDVVVSWRPSSEFPGNVYRGEGIVSGSLEKVWECLKPVPNGHRVKWDNNVKKFELLEQITEDISICRTVTPSAAMGIIAPRDFVDVILIKQYEDGTISSNAANTSHPGCPPQSGYVRGFNHSCGCICVPIPGEPNKTQVFSFFQTDLGGFLPRSVVDSFFPSSMAEFYSNLAKAVKSIKDL from the exons ATGGATTATGAACATAAAGCGAAGACAGTAGCTGACTGCTTGATGGGCTACAAGACGGACGAGTCCGGATGGAAAATCTGCAAGAAATCg aACGACGTGGTTGTGTCCTGGCGCCCCTCTTCAGAGTTTCCTGGGAATGT ttaTAGAGGTGAAGGGATTGTCAGTGGCAGCCTGGAGAAGGTGTGGGAGTGCCTGAAACCCGTTCCCAACGGGCACCGAGTGAAATGGGACAACAATGTCAAAAAGTTTGAGCTTTTAGAGCAAATCACAGAG GACATCTCTATCTGCCGAACAGTCACGCCCTCAGCAGCTATGGGGATCATAGCTCCCCGAGACTTTGTAGATGTTATTTTAATTAAGCAATACGAAGATGGCACCATTTCATCGAATG CTGCTAATACGAGTCACCCGGGCTGTCCTCCCCAGTCTGGTTACGTGAGAGGATTCAATCATTCATGTGGCTGCATCTGTGTCCCAATCCCCGG AGAGCCAAACAAAACCCAGGTGTTCAGCTTCTTCCAGACAGACCTGGGGGGCTTTCTCCCCCGCTCTGTCGTTGACTCATTCTTCCCATCCAGCATGGCTGAATTCTACAGCAACCTGGCCAAGGCTGTGAAATCTATCAAGGACCTTTGA